The DNA segment ATGAAGCAGTTCCAAGAGTCAGCTCTGTCTTGGGAACCTGGAGAAAGGGGGACACAGCACAAGAAGTGGCTCTGAGGTACCTGTCCTTCCCTGTCTCTCCCCGAAACAGGTCATCAAACTGTTTCATGCGGCCAGGGGAGACAACGTAGGCTGTCATGTTGGGGAACGAGGTGCAGACGCGCTGGATGATCTTCAGGAGGCTCTTCTGCATCTTGGTGGGAGGCCCCCAGAAGATGAAGATGGTCTCTGGGGTCTTGTTGACGAACTCCTGGGGCCGCTTGAGGACACGGTAGAGGCTGGAGTGGGCCACCACGCGGAAGCTGGTCTTGTTGCCCACATCAGCATTGTAGCCCGTGGTGGGAGCATCGTTCATGCGGATGGTGCACTCGGCCCCGTCAATGACCGTGCCCAGGTGGGTGCCCAGGAGGTGGCTGGAGCTGGTGACAATGACGCATTGGTGGCAGCGGGCAGTCAGGGTCTGGTGATGACAAGTGCTGTCAGCAGGTGACTTGTGGTGTCACCGTGGACAGGGTACTGCTCCCTGCGGAGCCACTGTGCTCAGGAGGGGACAGTTTGGCCGGTTGTCAGCAGAGGGACAGACCCCGTGTCACCGCTGAGGCCCGGCCCCACTGCCTAGCTCATACCTTGTTCCCACAGACAGGCAGGTACCCGCTTTTCACCCCCCACTTCTTGAGGTTGGGAGGCCGGCG comes from the Parus major isolate Abel chromosome 17, Parus_major1.1, whole genome shotgun sequence genome and includes:
- the ST6GALNAC6 gene encoding alpha-N-acetylgalactosaminide alpha-2,6-sialyltransferase 6; protein product: MSGSASQRAAALGVLFALIMLLIIYSSGNGSEVFPYSRLRGRARRPPNLKKWGVKSGYLPVCGNKTLTARCHQCVIVTSSSHLLGTHLGTVIDGAECTIRMNDAPTTGYNADVGNKTSFRVVAHSSLYRVLKRPQEFVNKTPETIFIFWGPPTKMQKSLLKIIQRVCTSFPNMTAYVVSPGRMKQFDDLFRGETGKDREKSRSWLSTGWFTMVIAVELCDAVHVYGMVPPSYCGRHPPPRRLPYHYYEPKGPDECTTYIHNERSRRGNHHRFITEKRVFASWAGLYNITFSHPTWT